Proteins from one Natrinema salinisoli genomic window:
- a CDS encoding fibronectin type III domain-containing protein: MTNDNNTYDDAQLTDQQTDSSASRRTFMQAAGASAGALAVGTSTVAADDHVTLSADLADDQIGAGETTTVTFSISNGPTGVMGWGLEATVDSAVAEIVGVTLGDEWPSNWDDRNSVDEPTDSFRADYAAFRQDGGVMDVGTSEYEFATFVLEAQEDGTTDVELSDFLLTDAEDEAVAVDYETPTLRVGDDPSVPDMPADLAVVDESETSVEVEWSPVPDALEYAVSVDGEQELTTTSSSATITGLEADTTYDIGVSAVGEGETASGMATVQATTVAGSEPETPTVTVDLADAQVDPGQTTTVDIGMTAVPNGLSGFELDIDVNTEAAIIVDAEIGETFADSLFPPEIDVTDGSATVAAAGKRISEGTTDLDLATVELEGVADGETVVDVAEGNTPMETLPGNDGAKLIEPKFEEAMLTVGDGEPDEKPPSVPEDLEVVAETETSIEVAWATDPNADEYAVYVDGEQETTTTATSATVTDLESGTTYQIGVSAIGGEDTETDPATISATTAEANTPPSTPEGLEVVAENETSIEVAWDSDPNAVEYNVWARGEETLTTTSTSITVPDLESGTTYDINVSAVGEEGTETDPATVSATTAEPHVPPSTPEGLEVVAENETSIEVAWSSDPNAVEYVVSVDGTEETTTSSTSATVTDLEAETTYEIGVSAVGEEGTETDPATVSATTAGGDDGDNEDGGDSEYPEWDANTLYQSGERVHWNGEDWEARWTNQGTEPKYEENYAWEPVDGEIPLEVDHLAKIDPSATDVETGERIGFHVRDDTPGDIWITGLEWDLGDGTSVSGWYAGHSYESSGTYTVTLTATDQRGRQTTHDVEITVS; the protein is encoded by the coding sequence ATGACCAACGACAACAACACGTACGACGACGCACAGCTCACCGATCAGCAGACGGACTCGTCCGCGTCGCGACGCACCTTCATGCAGGCCGCCGGGGCCAGTGCGGGCGCACTCGCGGTCGGGACGTCGACCGTCGCAGCCGACGACCACGTCACGCTCTCGGCCGACCTCGCCGACGACCAGATCGGGGCTGGCGAGACCACGACCGTGACGTTTTCGATTTCGAACGGACCCACCGGAGTGATGGGCTGGGGCCTCGAGGCCACGGTCGATTCCGCGGTCGCGGAGATCGTCGGCGTCACCCTCGGCGACGAGTGGCCGTCGAACTGGGATGATCGAAACAGCGTCGACGAGCCGACCGACTCGTTCCGGGCGGACTACGCTGCGTTCAGGCAGGACGGCGGGGTCATGGACGTCGGAACGAGCGAGTACGAGTTCGCCACCTTCGTCCTCGAGGCACAGGAAGACGGGACGACCGACGTCGAACTGTCGGACTTCCTGCTGACCGACGCCGAGGACGAAGCGGTCGCGGTCGACTACGAGACGCCGACGCTCAGGGTCGGCGACGACCCCAGCGTGCCCGATATGCCCGCGGACCTCGCGGTCGTCGACGAGAGCGAGACCTCGGTCGAGGTCGAGTGGAGTCCGGTACCGGACGCCCTCGAGTACGCGGTTTCCGTCGACGGCGAGCAGGAGCTGACGACGACCTCGAGCAGCGCGACAATCACGGGGCTCGAGGCCGACACGACCTACGATATCGGCGTCAGTGCCGTCGGTGAGGGCGAAACCGCCTCCGGGATGGCGACGGTGCAGGCCACGACCGTCGCGGGGTCGGAGCCGGAGACGCCCACGGTGACCGTGGATCTCGCCGACGCTCAGGTCGATCCGGGCCAGACGACGACCGTCGATATCGGCATGACGGCGGTCCCCAACGGGCTGTCCGGGTTCGAACTCGATATCGACGTCAACACCGAGGCCGCGATCATCGTCGACGCCGAGATCGGTGAGACGTTCGCCGATTCCCTGTTCCCGCCCGAGATCGACGTGACCGACGGGTCCGCGACCGTCGCAGCGGCGGGAAAACGGATCAGCGAAGGAACGACCGACCTCGACCTCGCAACCGTCGAACTCGAGGGCGTCGCCGACGGCGAGACGGTCGTCGACGTCGCGGAGGGGAACACCCCGATGGAAACGCTTCCCGGCAACGACGGCGCGAAACTCATCGAACCGAAATTCGAAGAGGCGATGCTCACCGTCGGCGACGGCGAACCGGACGAGAAGCCGCCGAGCGTTCCCGAGGATCTCGAAGTGGTCGCCGAAACCGAGACCTCGATCGAGGTCGCGTGGGCGACCGATCCGAACGCCGACGAGTACGCCGTGTACGTCGACGGCGAGCAGGAAACGACCACGACAGCGACCAGCGCCACCGTCACCGACCTCGAGTCGGGCACGACCTATCAGATCGGTGTTAGCGCCATCGGCGGGGAGGACACCGAGACCGACCCCGCGACGATTTCCGCCACGACCGCGGAGGCCAATACGCCGCCGAGCACGCCCGAGGGTCTCGAGGTCGTCGCCGAGAACGAGACGTCGATCGAAGTCGCGTGGGACTCTGACCCGAACGCCGTCGAGTACAACGTCTGGGCCCGCGGGGAGGAGACGCTCACCACGACCTCGACCAGCATTACGGTCCCCGATCTCGAGTCGGGAACCACCTACGACATCAACGTCAGCGCGGTCGGCGAGGAAGGGACGGAGACCGACCCCGCTACGGTCTCCGCCACGACTGCGGAGCCCCACGTGCCGCCGAGCACGCCCGAGGGCCTCGAGGTCGTCGCCGAGAACGAGACGTCGATCGAAGTCGCGTGGAGTTCCGACCCGAACGCCGTCGAATACGTCGTCTCCGTCGACGGTACCGAGGAAACGACCACGAGCTCGACCAGCGCCACCGTCACCGACCTCGAGGCCGAGACGACCTACGAGATCGGCGTCAGCGCGGTCGGTGAGGAGGGGACGGAGACCGATCCCGCGACGGTCTCCGCCACGACTGCGGGAGGTGACGACGGCGACAACGAAGACGGTGGCGACAGCGAGTATCCCGAGTGGGACGCCAACACGCTCTACCAGAGCGGCGAGCGCGTTCACTGGAACGGCGAAGACTGGGAAGCACGGTGGACGAACCAGGGTACGGAACCGAAGTACGAGGAAAATTACGCCTGGGAGCCCGTCGACGGCGAGATTCCCCTCGAGGTCGACCACCTCGCGAAGATCGACCCGAGCGCCACGGACGTCGAGACCGGCGAGCGCATCGGCTTCCATGTCAGGGACGACACGCCCGGCGATATCTGGATCACT
- a CDS encoding cellulase family glycosylhydrolase, producing MKATGTSVVALGGLGSVTSSAAAQEVDLPPLARDGNKIVDPSGKEVRLRGVNIADPGEQSRTWRGQTAPETFELATNEAEGWYTNVVRVPVMPSFLAAGTKNAKPSEMPHGDDWGPALPGQFDRDDVKWYCRTFLDELVELGAQRGAYVMIDYHRHYPVFHQEDHKNHGVDPNVWQCSSDGGEDWRHPEVCGERGVLWHGEDQVDEIWDLIHEQNILEAYDLEEDDIFLEPPEISNALDEELHMFWEIVASRYADDDHVIFDVYNEPNGPYGGDWGGPQRQAGELSAPAEAPGDGDASNYDVASEDMKAWYDLWVDRAQPWVDTVEENANGQLITIGSPRWSQYTYWAPHNEFDTENMCYTAHVYTQDDLRPLSKYFGQPSEHVPVFFSEFGWIEGGGMHVDTPWMDCSGKHDGDCQPYIQEYEEFIKNYDVHPLAWCFDHTYEPNMFEHGTPGLNDGAKGADDWMNYLNDETPGVWWHELNQEMADGYDDFAPGDDPYPDADNGENDLHIGPGDITGDPYPDDGGDGNETISVGEYEARDLDGDGRYEDVNGDNETTHGDVNALFENRNADGVQNNPEKFDFDGNGRFGFSDILELLEKI from the coding sequence ATGAAGGCCACAGGGACGAGCGTGGTTGCGCTCGGCGGTCTCGGCAGCGTCACGAGTTCTGCAGCGGCCCAAGAGGTCGACCTCCCGCCGCTGGCACGGGACGGAAACAAGATCGTCGATCCGAGCGGTAAGGAAGTCCGTCTTCGCGGCGTGAACATCGCAGATCCCGGCGAACAGAGCCGAACCTGGCGGGGACAGACCGCGCCAGAGACGTTCGAGCTAGCGACGAACGAGGCCGAGGGATGGTACACCAACGTCGTCCGGGTACCGGTAATGCCGTCGTTCCTCGCGGCCGGGACGAAGAACGCGAAACCGAGCGAAATGCCCCACGGCGACGACTGGGGTCCGGCCCTGCCGGGACAGTTCGACAGGGACGACGTCAAGTGGTACTGTCGGACCTTCCTCGACGAACTCGTCGAACTCGGTGCCCAGCGCGGTGCCTACGTGATGATCGACTACCACCGTCACTACCCGGTCTTCCACCAGGAGGATCACAAGAATCACGGCGTCGATCCCAACGTCTGGCAATGCTCGAGCGACGGCGGCGAGGACTGGCGGCATCCGGAAGTCTGTGGCGAGCGCGGCGTGCTCTGGCACGGCGAGGACCAGGTCGACGAGATCTGGGACCTGATCCACGAACAGAACATCCTCGAGGCGTACGACCTCGAGGAGGACGACATCTTCCTCGAGCCGCCGGAGATCTCGAACGCGCTCGACGAGGAGTTGCACATGTTCTGGGAGATCGTCGCCAGCCGGTACGCGGACGACGATCACGTGATCTTCGACGTGTACAACGAGCCGAACGGCCCGTACGGCGGCGACTGGGGCGGCCCGCAGCGGCAGGCGGGGGAACTCTCCGCTCCGGCGGAGGCCCCCGGCGATGGGGACGCGTCCAATTACGACGTCGCCAGCGAGGACATGAAAGCCTGGTACGACCTGTGGGTCGATCGTGCCCAGCCGTGGGTCGACACGGTCGAGGAGAACGCGAACGGACAGTTGATAACGATCGGGAGTCCGCGCTGGAGTCAGTACACCTACTGGGCGCCACACAACGAGTTCGACACCGAGAACATGTGCTATACGGCCCACGTCTACACCCAGGACGATCTGCGGCCGCTCTCGAAGTACTTCGGCCAGCCGTCCGAACACGTGCCGGTCTTCTTCAGCGAGTTCGGCTGGATCGAAGGCGGCGGAATGCACGTCGATACGCCGTGGATGGACTGTAGCGGTAAGCACGACGGCGACTGTCAGCCGTACATCCAGGAGTACGAGGAGTTCATCAAGAATTACGACGTCCACCCGCTGGCGTGGTGTTTCGACCACACCTACGAGCCGAATATGTTCGAGCACGGGACCCCCGGTCTGAACGACGGGGCGAAGGGCGCCGACGACTGGATGAATTACCTGAACGACGAGACGCCCGGCGTCTGGTGGCACGAACTGAACCAGGAGATGGCCGACGGCTACGACGACTTCGCGCCCGGCGACGACCCGTATCCGGACGCCGACAACGGCGAGAACGACCTCCACATCGGTCCGGGTGACATCACCGGGGATCCCTACCCCGACGACGGCGGCGACGGCAACGAGACGATCTCGGTCGGCGAGTACGAGGCGCGGGATCTCGACGGCGACGGCCGCTACGAGGACGTCAACGGGGACAACGAGACGACTCACGGCGACGTCAATGCCCTCTTCGAGAACCGAAACGCCGACGGCGTCCAGAACAACCCCGAGAAGTTCGACTTCGACGGCAACGGCCGCTTCGGCTTCTCGGACATCCTCGAGCTGCTCGAGAAGATCTAA
- a CDS encoding DUF460 domain-containing protein, which produces MSTRTSALDAVVFGVDIQSGDVRGDAPSYALAIYDGEDVSRDVVSHRKLRRLIDDEEPTIVATDNMYELAADKDELIHFLGSLPSDTMLVQVTGAEQPEPLSRVAKRHNVPYGKDPMQEAEAAARLAAHNVGHEVSAFTDTTEVKVARGRSTGSGGWSEDRYTRRIHGSVRKRAREVESELEDANLEYEREVREAYGGFANAVFTVEARPSDIPVSRNRSGDVRVEIERERRDGIEFEPLVKRRDHVVVGIDPGTTTAVAIVDLEGDVLDVWSSRTSDTADVIEWIVERGRPIIVAADVTPIPETVEKFRRSFDAAGWTPESDLPVDEKQHRTREHPYDDDHQRDAMAAALYAIDAHEDQFERIADKLPPGVDRGEVTARVVAGEESVEAVLTDLDDGEETEEESTEHEPRELTAEEKRIKDLERQVERLQSHVDRLEGRVAERDDRIDELETELGVARREERKEVRRDREVSRLERKANRLERERDEAREEVEALEGKVERMKALWKLDHSNFSDVSAEKEGLVPVKVVEKFTKGAIREADDQYGIASGDVVYIRDASGAGRSTAELLAEFDPRVVLKDGGLSEIADEILFEAEIPVGPADDVAMQEVDELAVAREDDVEAAIDDWHDRAEERKRDRKASMVDQLISEHRAGDNEV; this is translated from the coding sequence GTGAGTACGCGAACGAGTGCGCTCGATGCGGTCGTCTTCGGTGTCGACATCCAGAGCGGTGACGTGCGCGGCGACGCCCCGTCGTACGCACTCGCGATCTACGACGGCGAGGACGTCAGCCGGGACGTCGTCAGCCACCGGAAGCTCAGACGACTGATCGACGACGAGGAGCCGACGATCGTCGCGACCGACAACATGTACGAGCTGGCCGCGGATAAGGACGAACTCATCCACTTTCTGGGTTCGCTCCCGTCCGACACCATGCTCGTGCAGGTAACGGGTGCCGAACAGCCCGAGCCCCTCTCCCGCGTCGCGAAACGCCACAACGTCCCGTACGGAAAGGACCCGATGCAAGAGGCCGAAGCCGCCGCCCGACTGGCCGCCCACAACGTCGGCCACGAAGTATCGGCCTTTACCGACACGACGGAAGTCAAGGTCGCCCGCGGCCGCTCGACCGGCAGCGGCGGCTGGAGCGAAGACCGCTACACCCGCCGCATTCACGGCTCCGTCAGGAAACGGGCACGAGAGGTCGAGTCCGAACTCGAGGACGCGAACCTCGAGTACGAGCGAGAGGTCCGAGAGGCCTACGGCGGCTTCGCCAACGCCGTCTTCACCGTGGAAGCCCGGCCCAGTGACATCCCCGTCTCTCGAAATCGCTCGGGCGACGTTCGAGTCGAAATCGAGCGCGAGCGCCGCGACGGCATCGAATTCGAACCGCTGGTCAAGCGGCGCGATCACGTCGTCGTCGGCATCGATCCGGGAACGACGACCGCCGTCGCCATCGTCGACCTCGAGGGCGACGTCCTCGACGTCTGGAGTTCGCGAACCAGCGACACCGCCGACGTGATCGAGTGGATCGTCGAGCGCGGCCGTCCGATCATCGTCGCGGCCGACGTGACGCCGATTCCCGAAACCGTCGAGAAGTTCCGCCGGAGTTTCGACGCCGCGGGCTGGACCCCCGAGAGCGACCTCCCCGTCGACGAGAAACAACACCGCACGCGCGAACATCCATATGATGACGACCACCAGCGCGACGCGATGGCCGCCGCGCTATATGCCATCGACGCCCACGAAGATCAGTTCGAGCGGATCGCCGACAAGCTCCCGCCGGGCGTCGACCGCGGCGAAGTCACCGCTCGCGTCGTCGCCGGCGAAGAGAGCGTCGAAGCCGTCCTGACCGATCTCGACGACGGCGAGGAAACCGAGGAGGAATCCACCGAACACGAGCCCCGCGAACTCACCGCGGAGGAAAAGCGGATCAAAGACCTCGAGCGACAGGTCGAGCGCCTCCAGTCGCACGTCGACCGCCTCGAGGGCCGCGTCGCCGAGCGCGACGACCGGATCGACGAGCTCGAGACCGAACTCGGCGTCGCCCGCCGCGAGGAACGCAAGGAAGTCCGCCGGGACCGAGAAGTGAGTCGTCTCGAGCGAAAGGCGAACCGACTCGAGCGCGAGCGCGATGAAGCCCGTGAGGAAGTCGAGGCGCTCGAGGGGAAAGTCGAGCGGATGAAGGCCCTCTGGAAGCTCGACCACTCCAATTTCAGCGACGTCTCCGCGGAAAAGGAGGGGCTGGTCCCGGTCAAGGTCGTCGAGAAGTTCACGAAGGGCGCGATCCGCGAGGCCGACGACCAGTACGGCATCGCGAGCGGCGACGTCGTCTACATCCGCGATGCGAGCGGTGCGGGCCGGTCGACCGCCGAACTGCTCGCGGAGTTCGACCCTCGCGTCGTCCTCAAGGACGGCGGCCTCTCGGAGATCGCGGACGAGATCCTCTTCGAGGCCGAAATTCCGGTCGGTCCGGCCGACGACGTCGCCATGCAGGAGGTCGACGAACTGGCCGTGGCCCGCGAGGACGACGTCGAAGCCGCGATCGACGACTGGCACGACCGTGCGGAAGAACGCAAGCGCGACCGCAAGGCATCGATGGTCGACCAGCTCATCAGCGAGCACCGGGCGGGCGACAACGAAGTCTGA
- a CDS encoding DUF7470 family protein — MLRNLGALGIAGIVILLAGIGLIASQNLLIAAGMALIVAGLGLVVKSLISGMLQNFGMF, encoded by the coding sequence ATGTTACGGAACCTCGGTGCGCTCGGTATTGCGGGAATCGTGATTCTCCTCGCCGGGATCGGTCTGATCGCGTCGCAGAACCTGCTGATCGCTGCCGGGATGGCACTCATCGTCGCCGGCCTCGGATTGGTCGTCAAATCGTTGATTTCGGGGATGCTCCAGAACTTCGGCATGTTCTGA
- the eif1A gene encoding translation initiation factor eIF-1A — MSDDGDGGRNNLRMPEDDEVFATVTDMLGANRVKVRCADGTERTARIPGKMQKRIWIREDDVVLVEPWDWQDEKADITWRYEKSEADQLREEGHIQ; from the coding sequence ATGAGCGACGACGGAGACGGCGGTCGGAATAACCTCCGGATGCCCGAGGATGACGAGGTCTTCGCGACCGTCACCGACATGCTCGGGGCGAATCGGGTCAAAGTACGCTGTGCCGACGGGACGGAACGCACCGCTCGCATCCCCGGCAAGATGCAAAAGCGCATCTGGATCCGCGAGGACGACGTCGTGCTCGTCGAACCCTGGGACTGGCAGGACGAGAAGGCCGACATCACCTGGCGCTACGAGAAGAGCGAGGCCGACCAGCTCCGCGAGGAAGGTCATATCCAGTAA
- a CDS encoding pyridoxal-phosphate-dependent aminotransferase family protein: MTKKREYKDDYPDKTLYIPGPTEVRDDVIEAMCEPMFGHRMDRMTDLYTTIVEDTKEFLGTDNEVVILTGSGTEFWEASTLNLVDENILVPTCGSFSERHANVAERLGKDVDRLEYEWGQAIKPEDIRETLESSDKHYDVVATVMNESSTGVRNPIEEIGDVVAEYPDTYFVVDAVSALGGDVVDIDEHDIDVIFASSQKAFAMPPGLAICVVSDDAYERELEKDSASWYGGFQRTIDYYDRKGQTHSTPAIPIMLAYRKQMKRMLDEGHDARDQRHREMAEYTREWAREHFDVFPEEGYESQTVSCIENTQGIDVAATIEAVSEEYDMVFSNGYGSQLGEETFRIGHMGEHDLESIKTLTDAIEDVADL; this comes from the coding sequence GTGACCAAGAAACGCGAATACAAAGACGACTATCCCGACAAGACGCTGTATATCCCGGGTCCGACGGAAGTGCGCGACGACGTCATCGAGGCGATGTGCGAGCCGATGTTCGGCCACCGTATGGACCGGATGACGGACCTGTACACGACTATCGTCGAGGACACGAAGGAATTCCTCGGCACCGACAACGAGGTGGTCATCTTGACAGGGTCGGGAACGGAATTCTGGGAGGCCTCGACGCTCAACCTCGTCGACGAGAACATCCTCGTCCCGACCTGTGGCAGTTTCAGCGAGCGCCACGCCAACGTGGCCGAGCGATTGGGCAAGGACGTCGACAGGCTCGAGTACGAGTGGGGACAGGCGATCAAGCCCGAAGACATTCGCGAGACCCTCGAATCGAGCGACAAGCACTACGACGTCGTCGCCACCGTAATGAACGAGTCCTCGACGGGCGTCCGCAACCCCATTGAGGAGATCGGCGACGTCGTCGCGGAGTACCCTGATACGTACTTCGTCGTCGACGCGGTTTCCGCGCTGGGCGGGGACGTCGTCGATATCGACGAACACGACATCGACGTCATCTTCGCCTCGAGCCAGAAGGCGTTCGCCATGCCGCCGGGGCTCGCCATCTGCGTCGTCAGCGACGACGCCTACGAGCGCGAACTCGAGAAGGATTCGGCATCGTGGTACGGCGGCTTCCAGCGCACGATCGACTACTACGACCGGAAGGGGCAGACCCACTCCACGCCCGCGATTCCGATCATGCTGGCCTACCGCAAACAGATGAAACGCATGCTCGATGAGGGCCACGACGCGCGCGATCAGCGCCACCGGGAGATGGCCGAGTACACCCGCGAGTGGGCCCGCGAGCACTTCGACGTGTTCCCCGAGGAAGGGTACGAATCGCAGACGGTGAGCTGCATCGAGAACACGCAGGGGATCGACGTCGCCGCGACGATCGAGGCCGTCAGCGAGGAGTACGACATGGTCTTCTCGAACGGCTACGGCTCGCAACTCGGCGAGGAGACGTTCCGAATCGGCCACATGGGCGAACACGACCTCGAGAGCATCAAAACGCTGACCGACGCTATCGAAGACGTCGCAGATCTGTAG
- a CDS encoding plastocyanin/azurin family copper-binding protein produces MARDKAVSRRTALKLTGAAASTALVAGCSGGNGGGNGNGNGNGNGNGGGASEYEASAGDEIMFSGQTSHWEGVSPSAIEGSENPTIILSEGEEYTIGWNEGNGQPHNIEIRNSDGSVVNDLSTEQVSSEEPSDQTLTFTASSEMAQYVCQPHSSQMVGDITVE; encoded by the coding sequence ATGGCACGAGACAAGGCAGTTTCACGGCGGACAGCACTGAAGCTTACGGGCGCGGCCGCATCGACGGCGCTCGTCGCCGGCTGCAGTGGCGGTAACGGCGGCGGTAACGGTAACGGCAACGGAAACGGTAACGGCAACGGTGGCGGCGCAAGCGAGTACGAAGCCAGCGCTGGCGACGAGATCATGTTCAGCGGCCAGACCTCCCACTGGGAAGGCGTCAGCCCGTCGGCGATCGAAGGGTCGGAGAACCCAACGATCATCCTCTCGGAGGGTGAGGAGTACACGATCGGCTGGAACGAGGGCAACGGCCAGCCACACAACATCGAGATCCGCAACAGCGACGGTAGCGTCGTCAACGACCTCTCGACCGAGCAGGTGTCTTCCGAGGAGCCTTCGGACCAGACGCTGACCTTTACGGCCAGCAGCGAGATGGCCCAGTACGTCTGCCAGCCCCACTCCTCGCAGATGGTCGGCGACATCACGGTCGAGTAA
- a CDS encoding MFS transporter: MHSSDRDRVVLAALVFAVLFSQLLLYPGVATLVETLGADAATSAFAATPLDASMWFLVAEFAAYVGFVGVWGLASDVTGRRTPFIVVGALGGALSYASLAAVPAVGSVPFEGVLLLRVVQGAMTIGAFSLTMTMLMDLEGGHGRNMGAAGIAIGLGAALGAPIGGQLTAVDPIAPLLVAAGLLVCVGALVTLVEDRIPDERRSISALVDGIRRRPTLSIPYAFGFVDRLTAGFFALVGTLYFQEAFGLDARTTGLLLACFFAPFALLQYPMGALSDRIGRTIPIVVGSVCYGGGILLVGASPSVATAAIAMAGVGVLGALVAPATMALVTDLADENERGVAMAGFNLAGSLGFLGGFLVGGTVAGTYGYELAFVVVGGLEIAIAVVTVPAFLRLSLESTDRFRSGDRGDA, encoded by the coding sequence GTGCACTCGAGCGACCGCGATCGGGTGGTGCTCGCCGCGCTCGTCTTCGCGGTGTTGTTCTCGCAGCTCCTGCTCTACCCGGGCGTCGCGACGCTCGTCGAGACGCTGGGCGCCGACGCGGCGACCTCGGCGTTCGCGGCGACGCCCCTCGACGCGAGCATGTGGTTCCTGGTCGCGGAGTTCGCCGCCTACGTCGGGTTCGTCGGGGTCTGGGGACTCGCGAGCGACGTGACCGGACGCCGCACCCCGTTCATCGTCGTCGGCGCGCTCGGCGGCGCGCTCAGCTACGCCTCCCTCGCCGCCGTCCCCGCCGTCGGCTCGGTCCCCTTCGAGGGTGTGCTTCTCCTGCGCGTCGTTCAGGGCGCGATGACCATCGGCGCGTTCTCCCTGACGATGACCATGCTAATGGACCTCGAGGGCGGCCACGGCCGGAACATGGGCGCGGCCGGGATCGCGATCGGGCTCGGTGCCGCGCTCGGCGCACCGATCGGCGGGCAGCTGACGGCGGTCGATCCGATCGCGCCGTTGCTCGTCGCCGCCGGCTTGCTCGTCTGCGTGGGCGCCCTCGTTACGCTCGTCGAGGATCGGATTCCCGACGAGCGCCGGAGTATCAGTGCGCTCGTGGACGGAATCCGCCGGCGGCCGACGTTATCCATCCCGTACGCGTTCGGCTTCGTCGACCGGCTCACGGCGGGCTTCTTCGCGCTCGTCGGAACGCTCTACTTCCAGGAGGCGTTCGGCCTCGACGCCCGAACGACCGGGCTCCTGTTGGCGTGTTTCTTCGCACCCTTCGCGCTCTTGCAGTATCCGATGGGTGCCCTCTCGGACCGGATCGGCCGAACGATCCCGATCGTCGTCGGATCCGTCTGTTACGGCGGCGGGATCCTCCTCGTCGGTGCCTCCCCCTCGGTGGCGACCGCCGCGATCGCGATGGCGGGCGTCGGCGTCCTCGGCGCGCTCGTCGCCCCTGCGACGATGGCGCTGGTCACTGACCTCGCGGACGAGAACGAGCGCGGCGTCGCCATGGCGGGGTTCAACCTCGCCGGAAGCCTCGGCTTTCTCGGCGGCTTCCTCGTCGGCGGCACCGTCGCCGGCACCTACGGCTACGAACTCGCGTTCGTCGTCGTCGGCGGCCTCGAGATCGCGATCGCCGTCGTCACCGTGCCAGCGTTCCTGCGGCTCTCGCTCGAGTCGACTGATCGGTTCCGATCGGGGGATCGAGGTGACGCCTGA
- a CDS encoding DUF6517 family protein: MTVTRRQLLAAGATAGTGVVAGCTDIVRDSLSSTPGTVSEEALEETGYNEHAVEEVIVERTVGRFGIERTIEARNWYAEYDRSIALDSVGLTRAQAAIVSVLTTPQVSILGKTFNPVGEYSTDELVELIQSRYDRLDDVQSAGEESVSILGTETTLARYEGRARLLDPGVTLDVYLQISEPVAHGDDFVIGIAVYPQFQGLETESGAVRTMLESLEHE, translated from the coding sequence ATGACAGTCACTCGCCGACAGCTCCTCGCCGCGGGAGCGACCGCCGGAACGGGAGTCGTCGCCGGCTGTACGGATATCGTCCGGGATTCGCTCTCGTCGACGCCGGGGACCGTGTCCGAGGAGGCGCTCGAGGAGACCGGGTACAACGAACACGCCGTCGAGGAGGTCATTGTGGAACGGACCGTCGGCCGGTTCGGAATCGAACGGACGATCGAGGCACGGAACTGGTACGCCGAGTACGATCGGTCGATCGCGCTCGATTCGGTCGGTCTGACGCGCGCACAAGCGGCGATCGTCTCCGTCCTCACGACGCCGCAGGTATCCATCCTCGGGAAGACGTTCAATCCCGTCGGCGAGTACTCGACCGACGAGCTCGTCGAACTGATCCAGAGCCGATACGACCGGCTCGATGACGTCCAGTCCGCCGGCGAGGAGTCGGTATCGATTCTCGGCACCGAAACGACGCTCGCCCGGTACGAGGGGCGCGCTCGACTGCTCGATCCCGGCGTGACGCTCGACGTCTACCTGCAGATCAGCGAACCCGTCGCCCACGGGGACGACTTCGTGATCGGCATCGCGGTCTACCCGCAGTTTCAGGGCCTCGAGACCGAGTCGGGGGCCGTGCGGACGATGCTCGAGTCCCTCGAGCACGAGTAA
- a CDS encoding DsrE family protein: protein MQTVFHLIADEPAQQQTALTIAENLTKDDSVEIEDVAVVAQADGIEPLTIGGDGSEMVESLLETGIEVKACSNTLDLKDLAESDLVEGVETVPSGGGELTRLQSEGYAYIRP from the coding sequence GTGCAGACCGTTTTCCACCTCATCGCAGACGAGCCGGCGCAGCAACAGACCGCACTCACCATCGCGGAGAACCTCACGAAGGACGACTCCGTGGAAATCGAGGACGTCGCCGTCGTCGCGCAAGCTGACGGGATCGAGCCCCTGACGATCGGCGGAGACGGCAGCGAGATGGTCGAGTCGCTGCTCGAGACCGGTATCGAAGTCAAAGCCTGTAGCAACACGCTCGACTTGAAAGACCTCGCCGAATCGGACCTCGTCGAGGGCGTCGAAACAGTGCCCTCCGGTGGCGGCGAACTCACCCGCCTGCAGAGCGAGGGATACGCCTACATTCGCCCGTAG